The Nostoc flagelliforme CCNUN1 genome includes a region encoding these proteins:
- a CDS encoding DUF192 domain-containing protein, with protein sequence MQILKFQSKIDWYAAGFKLLNIAGPIAGVSVILFTAVVSYIETRPQKLPIQYKLIHNNQTFYLEAANKTQELEKGLKWRNNLESDRGMLFNLGREYKRVPFWMYQVKVPLDIIYLKNNLVTTIIHNAPPCQKNPCPIYYGVTATQILELKAGASNIQVGQKLVIEPIP encoded by the coding sequence ATGCAAATACTAAAGTTTCAATCGAAAATCGATTGGTATGCTGCTGGCTTTAAGCTGCTAAACATCGCTGGGCCAATTGCTGGGGTGTCAGTAATCTTGTTCACAGCAGTAGTATCTTATATCGAAACTCGTCCCCAAAAATTGCCGATTCAGTATAAACTTATTCACAATAACCAGACCTTTTATTTAGAAGCGGCAAATAAAACACAAGAACTAGAGAAAGGACTCAAATGGAGAAATAATCTAGAGAGCGATCGCGGAATGTTATTTAACTTGGGTCGAGAGTATAAACGTGTACCATTTTGGATGTACCAAGTCAAAGTGCCGTTAGACATCATATACCTTAAAAATAATCTGGTGACAACCATAATTCACAATGCGCCACCATGCCAAAAAAATCCTTGTCCAATCTATTACGGTGTCACTGCGACACAGATTTTAGAACTAAAAGCGGGTGCTAGTAATATTCAGGTTGGGCAGAAATTAGTAATAGAGCCTATACCTTGA
- the mobV gene encoding MobV family relaxase, giving the protein MAYAIASLKKLKFSNIAGSASHTSRERETPNADLSVENIRFIGSNDPESRLEDLVMAKINEVSQRRKIRTDGVYCVEMLLSASPSYFRPSCPNQGGYYEQNKLDIWLEATQQWLSEEYGSRIVRAELHLDEITPHVHAYFVPVDDDGQLRCKHFFGGRQKIQAFQDSYYETMRLIGLERGLRGSRAKHEDIKDFYRIVETGRNLEVSELNLEQIKAKAADRDRAARQLQQMEATATSLAQANELFQQRIAQLEEQKEKYRQQTQQLRDLALEDVAWELGLNFEPGQSNSWVGHGHIIDINGDKFQSASPGVEKGGGAIDLVIQVNNYNLRQGLAWLNDRFGESGAERAAIAAVLKQTADILQTELAPKFVPPVEDKSKWLAVHDYLTHLWGLPSNFVHGFHQSGLIYADKQQNAVFIMRDLNHQIKGAYLEGSEFKGLAIGSDRTKSWFHFQLGEPGTNKVEKAVLCSSTIDAFSKAMLEYSATGSIPKQRTLYMALVDPKSTPVERLEHIPQIKTAFNSDEFGEATALAVKKLLPHARRSRPKTVSWNQDLLLEKLPQQQQQRKSEADLSL; this is encoded by the coding sequence ATGGCGTATGCGATCGCTTCTTTAAAAAAACTAAAATTTAGTAATATAGCGGGGAGTGCATCTCATACATCTCGTGAGAGGGAGACACCAAATGCTGACTTGTCGGTAGAGAATATTAGGTTTATAGGCAGTAACGATCCCGAATCAAGGTTAGAAGATTTGGTGATGGCGAAGATAAATGAGGTTTCGCAGCGACGGAAGATAAGGACTGACGGGGTTTATTGCGTGGAGATGTTGCTGAGTGCCTCGCCTAGTTACTTTCGTCCCTCTTGCCCAAATCAGGGAGGGTATTATGAGCAAAATAAATTAGATATTTGGCTAGAAGCGACGCAGCAATGGTTATCTGAGGAATACGGTTCGCGGATAGTCAGGGCAGAATTACACTTAGATGAAATCACACCGCACGTTCACGCTTATTTTGTGCCAGTGGATGATGATGGGCAACTAAGATGCAAGCACTTCTTTGGCGGTCGGCAGAAAATCCAAGCATTTCAAGACTCGTACTATGAGACGATGCGGTTGATTGGCTTGGAGAGAGGCTTGAGGGGTTCCAGAGCCAAACACGAGGATATAAAAGACTTTTACCGAATAGTAGAAACAGGACGGAACCTGGAAGTATCAGAGTTAAATTTAGAGCAAATCAAAGCCAAAGCCGCAGATCGAGACAGAGCAGCCCGACAACTTCAACAAATGGAAGCAACAGCTACTTCCCTGGCTCAAGCTAATGAACTGTTTCAACAACGCATTGCCCAATTAGAGGAACAGAAAGAAAAATATCGGCAACAGACTCAGCAATTGCGTGACTTAGCCTTGGAGGATGTGGCTTGGGAGTTGGGTTTAAACTTTGAACCCGGTCAATCTAACTCTTGGGTGGGTCATGGCCACATCATTGATATAAATGGGGATAAATTTCAGTCCGCCTCCCCAGGAGTAGAAAAGGGGGGCGGGGCGATAGATTTGGTGATTCAGGTGAACAATTACAATCTGCGGCAGGGTTTGGCGTGGCTCAATGACAGATTTGGGGAATCGGGGGCAGAACGAGCAGCCATCGCCGCAGTATTGAAACAAACAGCAGATATTCTTCAAACCGAGCTAGCCCCCAAGTTTGTGCCACCAGTTGAGGATAAAAGCAAGTGGCTTGCAGTACATGACTACTTGACTCACTTGTGGGGGCTACCATCAAATTTTGTACACGGATTTCACCAATCGGGGTTAATTTACGCTGATAAGCAGCAAAATGCAGTGTTTATAATGCGAGATTTAAACCACCAAATCAAAGGAGCTTACCTTGAGGGAAGTGAATTTAAGGGTTTGGCAATTGGCAGCGATCGCACAAAGAGTTGGTTCCATTTCCAGTTGGGGGAGCCAGGAACGAATAAAGTAGAAAAAGCGGTACTTTGTTCCTCAACGATTGATGCTTTCTCAAAAGCAATGTTGGAATATTCCGCAACTGGGTCAATACCAAAACAGCGAACACTTTACATGGCGCTTGTTGACCCAAAAAGTACACCAGTAGAGCGATTAGAGCATATTCCTCAAATCAAAACGGCGTTTAACTCCGATGAATTTGGAGAAGCCACGGCACTAGCTGTTAAGAAATTACTGCCCCATGCTAGACGCTCAAGACCCAAAACAGTCTCTTGGAATCAGGATCTGTTGCTTGAAAAGTTGCCGCAGCAACAGCAGCAGCGTAAGTCAGAGGCGGATTTAAGTCTTTAG
- a CDS encoding WD40 repeat domain-containing protein, whose protein sequence is MLEKDAAAEFENPIFRIVFKIWNRAGQLQRSFCGHNNCINGVSFSPDGKTFATASNHADATVKLWNLEGQELKTLKGHGNTVLAVSFSPDGTVLASASDGWHCQAVECRNSRL, encoded by the coding sequence ATGTTAGAGAAAGATGCTGCTGCTGAGTTTGAAAATCCCATATTCCGCATTGTCTTTAAAATCTGGAATCGAGCAGGACAACTTCAAAGAAGTTTTTGTGGACATAACAACTGCATCAATGGTGTAAGTTTCAGTCCTGATGGCAAAACATTTGCCACTGCCAGCAACCATGCTGATGCTACAGTTAAGCTTTGGAACCTAGAAGGACAAGAACTTAAAACATTAAAAGGTCATGGTAACACCGTCTTGGCAGTGTCTTTCAGCCCTGATGGAACTGTACTTGCCTCCGCTAGTGATGGATGGCACTGTCAAGCTGTGGAATGCAGAAACTCTAGACTTTGA
- a CDS encoding ATP-binding protein has translation MSSELIERIFSLYKQNNPLIAVESPLQERISLLKNLTQKCINSGINCYMWMLEDDKLYQLRMNDCELAFSEIKEYNRIAFKVVREDSFEILRFWKTTQLQGILILEGIYPWLGQGATDADFFLTAEWIKSALINIKLYNDNSGKTALLLGSNASLKSDIAGLIPIITQELPTVEEISDYLPQILPDSITLVQINEIANTCVGMYLADIETGVKTALAIDNSELVKKVSAYKIELLKRVYNVEFLQPMTIPVGGLELMQSAFKGYKRLLTPLAKSYNLRLPKGVLLIGPPGTGKSHSAKACSQILGLPLVIVEWGHFRSYGNMAEYKLKKLLALVDRINRIIFYLDDFDKGFAGDDDLSRRLAGMLLTWMQERTSDVLIIASANNIQWLPPELTRSGRFDQIFKIDLPNNGERHSIFKIHLARFDKRFSHGGDAFTPEEWQRLLKVTHRCVGAEIQAIVERAAFSIFCQSFDEETPALEDLPPLQITLTALLESRKSVNPLAIREADRIESMRNKADLQGLPSSPVDSSIYSLGDIDIFGS, from the coding sequence ATGAGTTCAGAACTGATAGAAAGAATATTTTCTCTTTACAAACAAAACAATCCTTTAATAGCAGTGGAATCTCCATTGCAAGAGAGGATAAGCTTACTCAAAAACCTAACTCAAAAATGCATTAATAGTGGTATCAATTGTTATATGTGGATGTTAGAAGATGACAAATTATACCAGCTAAGAATGAATGATTGTGAATTGGCATTCTCAGAAATTAAAGAATACAACAGAATCGCTTTCAAAGTTGTACGTGAAGATTCCTTTGAGATTTTGCGGTTTTGGAAGACAACCCAGTTACAAGGGATTTTGATCCTGGAAGGGATATACCCGTGGCTGGGTCAAGGAGCGACGGATGCAGATTTCTTCCTGACAGCAGAATGGATTAAGTCAGCCCTGATTAACATTAAGCTTTACAATGATAATTCCGGTAAAACAGCTTTGTTGCTGGGGTCAAACGCAAGCCTCAAGTCAGATATAGCTGGTCTAATACCGATAATTACCCAAGAGTTACCCACAGTTGAGGAAATTAGCGATTATCTGCCACAAATATTACCCGACTCAATTACACTAGTCCAAATCAATGAAATAGCGAATACTTGTGTAGGGATGTATTTGGCAGATATTGAAACAGGGGTAAAAACTGCTCTAGCAATTGACAATAGTGAATTAGTCAAAAAAGTTTCTGCTTATAAAATTGAGTTGCTCAAACGAGTTTACAATGTGGAATTTTTGCAACCAATGACAATTCCTGTCGGGGGACTGGAGTTAATGCAGTCAGCATTTAAGGGATACAAGCGCCTCCTGACACCGTTAGCGAAGTCTTACAACTTGCGCCTACCAAAAGGTGTTTTATTGATTGGCCCACCCGGAACAGGTAAATCTCACTCGGCTAAGGCTTGTTCTCAAATACTGGGATTACCCTTGGTAATCGTGGAGTGGGGTCATTTCCGCAGTTATGGAAATATGGCGGAATACAAACTCAAAAAGTTATTGGCACTGGTAGACCGAATTAACCGTATAATTTTTTACCTCGATGATTTTGACAAGGGATTTGCCGGAGATGATGATTTATCACGAAGATTAGCAGGGATGTTACTCACTTGGATGCAGGAAAGAACAAGTGATGTATTAATAATTGCTTCTGCCAATAATATCCAATGGCTACCACCAGAGCTAACCAGAAGTGGACGGTTTGATCAGATATTCAAAATCGACTTACCAAACAACGGCGAAAGACATTCTATATTTAAGATTCACCTAGCAAGATTTGACAAGCGCTTTAGTCACGGTGGAGATGCCTTTACCCCAGAAGAATGGCAAAGATTATTGAAGGTAACACATCGCTGTGTCGGTGCAGAAATTCAGGCAATCGTCGAAAGAGCAGCATTCTCAATATTTTGTCAATCCTTTGATGAAGAAACTCCAGCACTAGAGGATTTGCCGCCATTACAAATTACCCTAACTGCACTATTAGAATCAAGAAAAAGCGTAAATCCTCTGGCAATACGTGAAGCCGACCGAATAGAAAGTATGCGGAATAAGGCAGATTTGCAAGGACTACCATCTAGTCCGGTGGATTCATCAATATATAGTCTGGGCGATATCGATATTTTTGGTAGTTAA